The genomic DNA TACAATTGCATGACGTGAAAGTACAGGTACACCGAGTCAAAGTACAATTACACCGAGTCAAAGTACAATGAAACCTAATCATAGTACAATTACACCAAGTCAAAGTACAATTACACCTAGTCATAGTACAGGTACACCTAGTCAAAGTACATTGACAACTAgtcaaagtacaagtacaccTAGTCAAAGTACAATTACACCGAGTCAAAGTACAATTACACCAAGTCAAAGTACAATTACACCGAGTCAAAGTACAATCAAAGTACAATAACACAGAGCCAAAGTACAGTTACACTGAGACAAAGTGCCACTACACAAAGTCAAAGTACAATTACACAGAGTCAAAGTACAATTACACTGAGTCAAAGTACAATGACACAGAGTCAAAGTACAATTACACCGAGTCAAAGTACAATGAAACCTAATCATAGTACAATTACACCAAGTCAAAGTACAATTACACCTAGTCATAGTACAAGTACACCTAGTCAAAGTACATTGACAACTAgtcaaagtacaagtacaccTAGTCAAAGTACAATTACACCGAGTCAAAGTACAATTACACCAAGTCAAAGTACAATTACACCGAGTCAAAGTACAATCAAAGTACAATAACACAGAGCCAAAGTACAGTAACACTGAGACAAAGTGCCACTACACAAAGTCAAAGTACAATTACACAGAGTCAAAGTACAATTACACAGAGTCAAAGTACAATTACACAGAGCCAAAGTACAGTTCCACAGAGTCAAAATACAATTACACAGAGTCAAAGTACAATTACCCAGAGTCAAAGTACAATTACACAGTCAAAGTGCCACTACACAGAGTCAAAGAACAATTACACAGAGTCAAAGTACAATTACACAGAGCCAAAGTACAGTTCCACAGGGTCAAAGTACAATTACACAGAGCCAAAGTACAATTACACAGAGCCAAAGTACAGTTCCACAGAGCCAAAGTACAATTACCCAGAGTCAAAGTACAATTACACAGAGTCAAAGTACAATTACCCAGAGTCAAAGTACAATTACACAGAGCCAAAGTACAATTATTAAAGGACTTTATAAATCGGTGGCTCTTCGACAGGAGCCTAGCGCTAACTGGCTCACGCTCCACAGTTGCTTGCGTGACGTTATTGTTTGCGTCGTTTGCAgcacttgttcttcttgtctGAGGACGAGGACGTGGACGGGCCCGCTTCGCTTTTCACCTCCAGGACGACTTTGACCGCACCACTCAGACTCTCACTTAAGCCTAAGCGCATGTAGGAGGTGGGCGTGTCTACGGGGGCCAGGATGTTTGCCACGGTGGTGCTTTCTCTCTGTTGACGTGGCCTGTTAATCTGAACCTGCAGGTTGTAATAACGCTGATTATTCAAGTTAATCAGTCCCTGGTTGTCGATACGAAAGTTCCTTGAGTGAACCAAGTTGGAGCGGCTCTGGTCGCTCAGGCCCTGACCGTCAAATGTATTAATGAGGTCTTGGGCTTCAGTGCGGAGCCTGTGGTTGATCGCTGCCATGGGTACTAATCCTGGTGATCTGATGAATTCGGTCACTTCCCTGGTGTTCTGATCTTCCCTGGTACAGATCACCTTTGACGTGTTAGGCTGACGTTTTCTGCGAGACGACCCGGTGTAGCTGCACTCTCCAGGACTGATGACTCCACAATAATCCCAGTTGTGGCTGGACGTCGTGTAGCACCAGCCGTAACTTGTTTGGCCGTCAGTTCCACATGGAGAACTTGAGAGACAGTCAACGTTCTGGTAGGTGATGCCTGGAGTGGGCGAGCAGTAGTCCCAATCGTCGGCAGTGTAGCACCAGAAGTAACCCCCAGACTCGTAATACCGACACTCACTGATACATTCTTCCAGATAAATGGTTTTGTGATGCATTGCTTTTGGCTCCACTCGCCCACACCGTACCAGAGAGTTTGACGTCGATGACATACACTCGTAGGAATTCTTGTTTGCGTCTTTCCCACAGGGATGACTGATGCTACACTCGTTGCCGTTGTAATCAAGATTCACTCCCGGTGAGCAGTAGTCCCACCCATCCTTGGTGTGGCACCAGTAGTAGTCATAGCCGTGCCTGTCACAGTAATCAATGCAAGGCAAATCATAGGTGGTGGTGTAATACACCGCGGGACAGATTTCATCGCATTGATCCGAAAAGTAAGACTCTCCGGACTTGAtccacagagagaggaagaaggtgAGGAGCAGAGCCGGGCGTCTGTGAGCTGCCATTTCTGTGCTGAGGAACAAAGAGAAGCCTTTAAATATCACACGTTCATTCAATTCACTCCAACTTTAAAAAGAGTACAGTCTcttaaccagaaaatgactttggtagaagttgaagtcactttttataagtaaaagtcttaaagtttatgaccttttttgcacttaagtatcaaaggtcattttctgatttaaaatctACTGAGGTTTAAGTTAAGTAAAAGttcaagttttaaaaagtgaggagttaggattgagacATGGTGTCTCAGTGGTAGGGctagttgtctttcaactggaagctagggggttcaattcctgactcTGCTAAGTCTACGTGTCCTTGcgcaaagacacttaagcccatgATGCTGCGTGTGAATGtgagcacactcacacactcacttagacactcattcactcactcactctgcgCTCTGACCGTCACTGACTCTGTGATCGTCGCTGACTCTGTGATCGTTGCTGACGGTCTGATCGTCGCTGACTCTGTGATCGTCGCTGACTCTGTGATCGTTGCTGACGGTCTGACTGTCGGATCGTCGCTGACTCTGTGATCGTTGCTGATGGTCTGACCGTCGCTGACTCTGTGATCGTTGCTGATGATCTGACCGTCGCTGACTCTGTGATCGTCGCTGATGGTCTGATCGTCGCTGACTCTGTGATCGTTGCTGATGGTCTGATCGTCGCTGACTCTGTGATCGTTGCTGATGGTCTGATCGTCGCTGACTCTGTGATCGTTGCTGACGGTCTGACCGTCGCTGACTCTGTGATCGTCGCTGATGGTCTGATCGTCGCTGATGGTCTGATCGTCGCTGACTCTGTGATCGTTGCTGACGGTCTGACCGTCGCTGACTCTCCCATTTATACACAGACTGTTTGACTCCCAGTGaaccacagttttttttggaGACCTTGAGCTTTGACGGTCAACACAGAACACGTGGGCCGTCTCCAAACACTGTTTGTTTGATTTCCTgtggtcacagaggtcacagaggtcacagaggtcaattcaattcaatgttatttgtatagatcataacatacatgatctcaggtgtgtacatagacaacatcaaggagagcagagaaacacaacagttcacacaatgagcaaacactaggcatcagtggagagaaaaaactccctcttaacagaagaagaaatctctgacagaaccgaggacagaggagaggagggggacagaaaggacaagagggagatgaagtagagacagaagagagagaccaggagcagatac from Solea solea chromosome 10, fSolSol10.1, whole genome shotgun sequence includes the following:
- the LOC131466700 gene encoding uncharacterized protein LOC131466700 — translated: MQSTHATFAIDWKSNKQCLETAHVFCVDRQSSRSPKKTVVHWESNSLCINGRVSDGQTVSNDHRVSDDQTISDDQTISDDHRVSDGQTVSNDHRVSDDQTISNDHRVSDDQTISNDHRVSDDQTISDDHRVSDGQIISNDHRVSDGQTISNDHRVSDDPTVRPSATITESATITESATIRPSATITDTEMAAHRRPALLLTFFLSLWIKSGESYFSDQCDEICPAVYYTTTYDLPCIDYCDRHGYDYYWCHTKDGWDYCSPGVNLDYNGNECSISHPCGKDANKNSYECMSSTSNSLVRCGRVEPKAMHHKTIYLEECISECRYYESGGYFWCYTADDWDYCSPTPGITYQNVDCLSSSPCGTDGQTSYGWCYTTSSHNWDYCGVISPGECSYTGSSRRKRQPNTSKVICTREDQNTREVTEFIRSPGLVPMAAINHRLRTEAQDLINTFDGQGLSDQSRSNLVHSRNFRIDNQGLINLNNQRYYNLQVQINRPRQQRESTTVANILAPVDTPTSYMRLGLSESLSGAVKVVLEVKSEAGPSTSSSSDKKNKCCKRRKQ